The nucleotide sequence CCTTCAGCCTCGGCGGCATGGGTTCCGCGACCACGAACTTCTACAACAACGCCTACAGCCGCCAGGGCTGGGCCGAGGTGGCGGCCGAGGTCCGCACCCGCTGGCAGGCCGGTGACCGAGATGGCGCGGCCGGCCTGGTCACCGACGAGATGGTCCTCGCGACCACGCTGATCGGAACCGAGGACATGGTGCGTGAGCGGCTGCGTGTGTGGCGCGACGCCGGTGTCGACACCGTTCGCTTCTATCCCGCCGGGGAGACCATCGACGCCCGACTCGCCACCCTGGGCCGGGCCATCCAGCTGGTTCACGACATCGAGGACGAGGCGGCAGGGTAGCGACGACAGGCCATGGCTGCCGAGGCGGGCGGCCATCGCCGACGCCGTCCGTCAGGCCCCGGCGCAGGTCAACCGCGGGCGCTGATGCCGTCGGCGGCCAGGCCCGACATCAGCAGAGTGATCGCATGGAACGTCCTGTCCAGGGCGTCCTCCCGATCCGCCGCGGCGGCGATGATCTGGTTGCCCTCGCACAGGCCGGCCAACAGCAACCGGGCGACAGTGGAGACGGGAACGTCCGGTTGCAGGTCACCGCGCTCGGCCAGAACGGCCAGCAGCCGTTCGATCGGCGGCTGGGCGACGGTGTCGTTGATGTGCCGGTATCGATCCCCCAGAACCGAGGGCGCCTGGGCCATCAGCTCGCGGTGCAGGGGGTCGTCGATGGTCCGCCGTAGGAACGCGTGCGTGAGGCCGGCCACCGTGGTCATGGCGGGCTGGTCCGGTGCGGCACGGATCGCCTCGGACGTCGCGTCTCCCAGGGCGCCGACCCGGTGGATCAGCTCCGTGTAGAGCTCGGCGAACATCGCTTTCTTGTCCGGGAAGTGGTGGTAGAAGGTGCCCTTGCTCACCAGCGCCGCCCCGGTGATGGCCTCCACGGACGTCTTCGCGAACCCCTTGTCGACCAACAGCTTCCGCGCGGCCGCCACCAGGTCCGCCCGGGTCTGCTCCGCGTACATCTGTCGTCGGTTTGGACCTCGCATACGCACCATCGTATATTCGATGACCTGGGGTCAGTGAATGACTTGTGGTCAGCCGATGGTCGTGGTGACCAAGCCCTCCGGAAGGCAGGCGGAGCCGTGGAGAAGCGCAGGATCGTGCCGCTGGGTGGGCTGGGTCGGGCGGTGGGCCCGCCCGGTGCGGATCGCCGCCACGCTCCAGGCACCCCTGCCGCGATCGCCGAGGGTGCGGGCAGCGTTGACGCGATGGTCCGAGCGGCTCCCCGGATCGCACCGCGAACCGGACCTCGACGGCCGTTCCACGGTGTACACGGGCCGGCCGTGCGGCCCTGGGTCTCGACACCCTCAGGCTCGGTGCCGCTGAGGCCGGAGTACACGAAATCGACGGGACGTCCGTCCGCCGTCGATGATTGCCGCGTGGGCATGGACCTTGGCATCGGGGCGCTGTAGTGGACGTCCGGGCAACTCGTCGCCGAGCTGGACCGTGTGCCGGCCGCGCCCTCGCCCTTCAGCAGCCCCCTGTATCGGGCGCTGGCGGGACGCACCGCTGTTGAGTTGATGACCAGATTGTTCGATCGGGACGAGTCGGCCTCCTGCGGGGCGTCGGCCCCCAGCGGAAAGGAACCGTCCATGGACGAGCAGGATGAGCGCTTCGACGTCGTCGTACTCGGCGCCGGCCCCGGCGGATACGTCGCCGCCATCCGGGCTGCCCAGCTGGGCAAGCGCGTCGCCGTCGTCGAGGAGAAGTACTGGGGCGGCGTCTGCCTGAACGTGGGCTGCATTCCCACCAAGGCCCTGCTGCGCAACGCAGAGCTGGCGCATGTCTTCACGCGCGAGGCGAAGACCTTCGGCATCAAGGTCGACGGGAAGATCTCCTTCGACTACGGGGAGGCCTTCCGCCGTAGCCGGAAGGTCGCGGACGGCCGGGTCAAGGGCGTCCACTTCCTGATGAAGAAGAACAAGATCACGGAAATCAGCGGTCGCGGCACGTTCGTCGACCCGCACACACTCCAGGTGGCCGACTACGACGGCAACACACGCACGATCGGCTTCGATCACTGCATCATCGCCGCCGGGGCGACCCCCAAGCTGCTGCCCGGCACCAAGCGCAGCGCGCGCGTGGTGACGTTCGAGGAGCAGATCCTCGCCGAGGACCTGCCGCAGTCGATCGTCATCGCGGGCGCCGGCGCCATCGGCATCGAGTTCGCTTACGTCCTGCACAACTACGGCGTGAAGGTCACGATCGTCGAGTTCCTGGATCGGGTCGCGCCGCTGGAGGACGTCGAGGTCTCCGCCGAACTGGGCAAGCAGTACCGGAAGTTGGGCATCGACGTTCTCACCTCGACCCGCGTCGAGTCGATCGACGAGTCCGGCCCGCAGGTCCGTGTCACGGTCACCGGCAAGGACGGCGCCCAGCAGGTCCTGGAGGCCGACAAGGTCCTGCAGGCGATCGGCTTCGCCCCGAACGTCACCGGTTACGGCCTGGAGAACACGGGCGTGACGGTCACCGAGCGCGGCGCGATCGACGTGGACGGCCGTTGCCGCACCTCGGTCCCGCACATCTACGCCATCGGTGACGTCACCGCGAAGCTGATGCTCGCGCACGCCGCCGAGGCGATGGGCGTGGTCGCCGCCGAGACGATCGCGGACGCGGAGACCATGGAGCTGGACTATGTGATGATCCCGCGGTCCACCTTCTGCCAACCGCAGATCGCCAGCTTCGGCTACACCGAGGCGCAGGCGAGGGAGAAGGGATTCGACGTCCGGGTCGCCAAGTTCCCGTTCACCGCGAACGCCAAGGCCCATGGCCTGGGCGACGCGACCGGCTTCGTGAAGCTGATCAGCGACGCCAAGTACGGCGAGCTCCTCGGAGGCCATCTGATCGGTCCGGACGTCACCGAACTGCTGCCGGAGCTGACCCTGGCCCAGCAGTGGGACCTCACCGTCCACGAGGTCGCCCGCAACGTCCACGCCCACCCCACCCTGGGTGAGGCCGTCAAGGAGGCCGTGCACGGCCTCGCGGGCCACATGATCAACATGTAGGGGGCGGCGACAGGACCCCTTGGCACCGGACCGGTCCCGCGATCGCGAGCGGCCAAGGGGATCTGTCTCCCTACGTCAGGAGGCAGTCTGGCGCCGGACCGCGACCATCAGGAGATCGAGCAGGCTGCCCAACTGGTCGCGCCCGCCGCCGGTGAGGTCGTCGTGAACATACCGACGAGGGTGACGACGATGTCGTCGGCGTGGACGTCGGCTGGGTGGGACGTGCCGCGGCTGGACGGGTGGCGCCGTCCCGCACCGTGCACACGATGCGGGACGGAAAAGTGGCGTCGGCGGCAGGGGGCCGTCGGCGGCGGGATCCGAGGCTCAGGCCGTGGGAGTGGAGGGCTGGGTGACGAGGGAGGCGTCACCGCCCTGGACGGCGTCCCGGGCGCGAGCGGTCGCCTCGTGGGGCACTCCGAGGGGGACGGCGCTGACGTCGGACAGGCGCGCGAACTGCTTCGGCGTGAGCTGGACGTCCAGGGCGTCCAGATAGTCGTCGAGCTGGGTGAGGTTACGCGGGCCGATGATCGGGACGAACGAGGTGGACGCCTGGGCGGCACGCTCACGGACCCAGGCCACCGACACCTGGGCGGGCGTCGCGCCGGTCTCCTCGGAGATGGCCAGAACGGTGTCGACGACGGCGGTCTTCTGTTCGGTGCTCTCGGTGTGGATGATCGCCTTGAGGTCGGTCAGCCGCCCCTCGGTGCTGCGGCGGTACTTGCCGGTGAGCAGTCCGCCGCCGAGGGGGGACCACAGGGCTGCGCCGAGTCCCAGGCTCTCGGCCATCGGGAGCAGCTCGCGGTCGGCGGTCCGCTCGACGAGGCTGTACTCGATCTGGATGCCCGCGACCGGTGCCCAGTTCTTCAGGTCCGCGAGGGTGGCGGCGCGGGAGACACGCCATGCGGGGAAGTTGGACAGGGCGGCATGGAGGATCTTGCCGGAGCTGACCAGGTCGTCCAGCCCGCGCAGGATCTCCTCCATGGGGGTGAGGTCGTCGGGGAAGTGGACCCAGTACAGGTCGATGTAGTCGGTGCCGAGGCGCTTCAGGCTCGCCTCCAGCGAAGCGACCATGTTCTTGCGGCTGTTGCCCGTCCTGGAGATGCCGGGCTGCGGGGAGGCCCCGTTGGTGAACTTGGTGGCAAGGACGAAGTGGTCCCGGTCGGCGGCGACGAACTTCCCCACCAGTTCTTCGGACTCGCCGAACTGGTATCCGTCGGCGGTGTCGAGAAATGTTCCGCCGGCCTCGGCGAACCTGTCGAACATCCGGCGAGCCTCGTCCGGCTCCGCACCGGCACCCCAGCCGGTGCCGAAGTTCCCCGTACCGAGTGCGTACTCGGAAACGCGCAGTCCTGTCCGTCGTCCGAAGGTCGTGTATCGCATCGGGTCTCCTTGGTGCTGGTTTCGCATCGATGGTGGGGTGGGCGGTGGCGCGGGAGGCGCTGGTCAGGGCGGTGGCCCGGCGCGGCGGTCAGGAGGGGCTGAGCACGCTCTGAACGGATGCCGCGCCGACGGACCGCCCATCCGCGTGCGGCGCGATGCCGGACGCGGTTAAGTAAGACGATCGGTCTACTTAAGGCTCCACGGTAGCTGGCCGCACCGGTCTATGTAAAACGATCGGTATCCTCAAGGCTGTGACCGAATCTCATCCCGTACGTCGGCGTCGTGGGCGGGGCGCCCGGGAGCGGATCCTCAAAGCGGCGACCGAGCTGTTCACGGCGCAGGGGATCAACGCGACCGGGATGGACCAGCTGTCGACCGTCGCCGAAGTATCGAAACGCACCCTCTACACGCACTTCCCCAGCAAGGACGAGCTCGTCGGGGCGTATCTGCGGCCCCTGGTGGACGATCTCCTGCCCGTTCCCCCGTCGCCCGACCGACCGGCACCGAGCCCGCGTGAGCAGCTCCTCGCCGTCTTCGACTGGAAGCTGCCGGAAACCACCGCTCCGTTCCGGGGGTGCCCCTTCCTGAACGTCAGCGTCGAAGTGCCTGACCCCGGGCATTCCGCCCATCAGCTGGCCGCCGTGTACAAGAGGGAGTTCGCCCGTCGCCTCACGGAGATCGCACGGCAGGCCGGGGCCGCAGACCCGGAAAGCCTCGGTGAGCAACTGGCACTGCTCTTCGACGGCGCGGCCGCACGCGGCACCGCGCTCAACAGCAGCCACCCCGGAGCGTGCGCGCGATCCATCGCGGAGTCGTTGGTCGATGCCGCCCTCCCCGGCCCGGCATCCGCGTGATGAGGTCGGCAATGTCGGCGCGGCGTCGGGCGAGGCCTGCGGGACCCGCCCTCTCCGGCGAATTCGTCACCAGCCGTCCTGCTCGCCATGGTCGGCCGGCCCGCTGTACCCACCCGCACAGGGCTTCCTCGTCCGATAGAAACTCGAACCGATGGAAGCTCGAACTGATCACCACCGCGACGGCCGCGGCGTCGCCGCCTTCCCTGGGCGAGCCGATCCGCGAGGCTGGACGGTATGGACGCCCACAGCGAGCCCTTCGAAGGTGACCCAGGCCTGTTCGGGCCTGCCTCTGTGACGTGGCAGGCCCATGGCGACCCCGTGATGTGGATCGCCGGGATCCGCGCGCTGTATCTCCAGGCCCTGCACCCCCGCGCGGTACGCGGTGTCATGCAGAACTCCGACTTCAGCAAGGAGGCCTGGGGCCGGCTGCTGCGCACGGCGAACTTCGTCGGCACGACGACGTACGGCACCACGGAGGCCGCAGAGGAGGCCGGCGCCCGCGTCCGGAAGATCCACCGGCTGCTGTCGGCGACCGACCCGGACACGGGGGAGCGGTACCGCGTCGACGAACCCGAACTGCTGCTGTGGGTGCACTGCGCCGAGATCGACTCCTATCTCCACATCCTGCGCCGCACCGGCTACCCCCTCACCGGGGCCGCCGCCGACCGCTATATCGGCGAACACCGCGTCAGTGCCCGCCTGGTGGGCCTCGACCCGGACGACGTGCCCGGGAACCGGGCGGAGTTGGCGGCCTACTTCGAGAAGGTCCGGCCCGAGCTGGCTGCCGGGCCCGAGGCGCGGGAGGTCGACGACTTCCTGCGCCGACCGCCCGCCCACCCGTTGCTCGTACCGGCACGTGAAGCACTGTGGCGGCGCGTGGCGAACCTGGCGTACGCCTCCCTGCCGCCGTACGCCCACGAGTTGTACGGCAGGCCGGGCCCCGCACCGGCCGTGGTCACCCGCCGCCTACGGCTCACCGGCACCCTGTTGCGCTGTGTTCCCGCCCGTCTGCGCTGGCAGCTCCCGCCCAAGCACATCCTCCGCGCCATGTCACGGCTCGGCCCCGGCTCCCGCCCGGCACCGTACAAAGTCGGCAGATAGGTCGCCATACTGGACGGGACAGGGTCTGTCCTTCGGATCAGGTCGGCTTCGGGCGAAGGGTGCCGAATGACCACCGGTGAGCCCCGTGGCCCAGACCTGATCCGGAAGACAGACGCCAGGGGAGGGCGGGTCCGTACGGATACGGGGGCATCGTTGGCGATGGCGGACACCAGGCTGATCCAAGGCCGGTACCGGCTGCTCGATCTGATCGGGCGCGGGGGGATGGGTGAGGTCTGGCGCGCGAGGGACGAGTCGCTGGGGCGGCTGGTCGCGGTCAAGTGTCTCAAACCCGTCAACGCCCAGCCCGACCAGTCCTTCACCCGTGTCCTGCGAGAACGCTTCCGGCGCGAGGCGCGTGTCGCGGCCGCCCTCCAGCACCGGGGGGTGACCGTCGTCCATGACTTCGGAGAGTCCGACGGGGTGCTGTTCCTCGTCATGGAGTTGTTGGAGGGCCGCAACCTCAGCCAGCTCCTGGAGGACAACAAGCACCATCCGCTGGCCGTCCCCGTGGTCGTCGAGATCGCCGACCAAGTGGCCGCCGCCCTCGCCTACACCCATCAACAGGGCATCGTGCACCGTGACCTGAAGCCCGCGAACATCATGCTGCTCATCGACGGCACCGTGAAGATCTGCGACTTCGGCATCGCCCGTCTCGGCCGCGACGTCACCTTCACCTCCCGCCTCACCGGCACCGGCATCGCGATGGGCACCCCGCACTACATGTCGCCGGAGCAGATCAGCGGCGACCAGGTCGACCGGCGCAGCGACCTCTACTCCTTCGGTTGTGTGCTCTACGAGATCGCCACCGGGGTACCGCCGTTCGACCTCGACGACGCCTGGGCGGTCCTCATGGGCCACCGCGACACCGCGCCGAGGCCCCCGCGCAGCCACCGCGACGAGGTGCCCGAGTACCTCGACCACATCATCCTGGACCTGTTGGCCAAGGAACCCGAGGAACGACCGTACGACGCGCGCGAGGTGGGCCGCAGGGTCGGAGAGGGGCGGGCGGCGACCGCGGTGGCACCGGCCCGCTTCCATGTGCCGACCATCGTCTCGCGCCCTGTCCCGCCCGAGTCCGCCCACGGTGGGCACCGGCCCCGGACGCGCCCCGAGCAGCCGTCGTCGCGCGAAGCCAGGCTGCCCTCCTGGACCCGTGGCATGACCACGGGCCACAAGGCCACCGGCGCCGGAGCCGGGCTGGGCCTCACCCCGCCGGACGGCTCCGCCGGACTCACCGGGGAATGGATCGCCCGTCCCGCCCCCGGCCGTACCGAGCGACCCGTACGCAGCGAACGGCCCACTCCGTCACCGGAGTTGATCACCACGCTGGCAGGGCGGCACAACGCGGGTCTGAGCCTGGGCCGTCTGGGCCGCTGGACGGAGGCCGGCGAGGTGCACCGCGCGGTCGCCGTCGAACGCGAACACGCCCTCGGCCCCGACCACCCCGACACGCTGTCCAGCCGCTACGAGGTCGGCTTCACCCTCAGCCGCACCGGCCGCCCCGCCGACGCGCTGCGCGAGTTCGCCCACGTCGCCCACGCCCGCGAGCACGCCCTCGGCCCCGAGCACCCCGACACCCTCGCCACCCGACAGGAAATGGCGTACGCACTGGGCCAGTTGGGCCGACACCTCGAAGCCCACCAGGCATACCTGTCCGTCCTCGGCGCCCGCGAACGCATCGCCGGCCCCGACCATCCGGACACCCTGCGCTGCCGCCACAACCTCGCCTTCAACCTCAGCAGACTCGGTCGCCTCGAGGACTCGTACCGGATGGCGAGCGAGGTCGCCGCCGCCCGCACCCGCGTGCTCGGCGCCAACCACCCCGACACCCTCGTCACGCGGTACGAAGTCGCTTACGCGCTCGGTCAGTTGGGCCGCTGGCCAGAGGCGCTGCAGACCTACCAGGAGGTCGCCGAGTCCCGCGCCCGGGCCCTGGGCCCCGACCACCCCGACACGCTCGCCGCCCGCCACGAGGTCGGGATCAGCCTCGGCCGGCTCGGCCGCAGCGCCGACGCGCTGACCCTCTACCGTGCCCTGGTCGACGACCGCACCCGTGTCCACGGCCCCGCCCACACCGAGACGCTGCGCGCCCGCCACGGCCTCGGCGTCAACCTCGGCCGCCTCAGCCGCTGGGAGGAGGCACTCGCCGAGTCCCGCGACGTGTGCGCCCTGCGCGAGCGCGTCCTCGGCCCCGACCACCCCGACACCCTGGTCAGCCGCCGTGAGGTCGCCGTCGGCCTGGGCTGGCTCGGCCGCTGGCCCGACGCCCTCACCGAGTACCGCGGCGTCGCCGACGCCCGCGAACGCGTCCTCGGCCCCGACCATCCGGACGCCCTCGCCAGCCGCAACGACGAGGCCCACTGCCTGGAACAACTCGGCCGCGGCCAGGAGGCGGCGGAGCTGTACCGGAGAGTGGCGGCGGTACGGCAGCGCCGGGCGACCGACGGGCGCTGAGGCCAGGGCGACGTCCTGTCGCCGGCGGCCCGTCGTGGCGCCCGTCCCGCGATGTGCGGCTCCGGCCCATGACGCGGGTCCCGGGAGCGTTGTAGAGGGATAACCCTCGACCGGCCCTCGAATGAACCCGAGGGGAATGACATGTCTCCGTCAACGCTGCCATTCTTCCCCCACCTTCCACGCATGCCTCACACGGTGTGCGCAGGTCGGGAACCCCCCACACCGCACTGCTCAGCTCGTCCCCCGGGCAGCACGACCCGTCTACCCGGTCTGTCACCGGCCGCCGACGCGCGGCCGTCGCAGTAGGAGCAAGAGTGAGACGTATCCCCCCTCGGGCGGCAACAGCCGGAGCCCTGGCGGCCACAGCGGCGTTCCTGGCTCTCGGCATACAGGCGGTCCCCGCTGCCGCCAAGCCGGTGCCCCACCCCAGTCCCCTCCGCACGGGAGGCCTGCCGGCCGAACTCACCCCGGCCCAGCACACGGCGCTGCTGAAGAAGGCATTCAAGCAGACCGCGGCCACCGCCGACACCCTCGGGCTCGGCTCCAAGGAGAAGCTGGTCGTCAAGGACGTCTCCAAGGACAACGACGGCACGCTCCACACACGGTACGAACGCACCTACGCAGGCCTGCCCGTCCTCGGCGGCGACCTCGTCGTGCACACCCCGCCCGCCTCCCGGGCGTCCGGCACGGTGAGCACCACCTTCAACAGCAAGCGCACCGTCAAGGTCACCTCCACCACCGCGACCTTCGCCAAGTCGGCCGCGGTGACCAAGGCCCTGAAGGCGGCCAGGGCCCTGGACGCGGAGAAGCCCACCACCGACAGTGCCCGCAAGGTCGTCTGGGCGGGCGACGGTGCCCCGAAACTCGCCTGGGAGACCGTGGTCGGCGGCCTCCAGGACGACGGCACGCCCAGCCGGCTCCACGTCATCACCGACGCCACCACGGGCGCGAAGCTCTACCAGTTCCAGGCCATCAAGACCGGTACCGGAAACAGCCAGTACAGCGGCACCATCTCCATCGGCACCACGCTCTCCGGCTCGACGTACCAGCTGAACGACGCCACGCGCGGTACCGCCAAGACGTACAACCTCAGCAACGGCACGTCCGGCACCGGCACCCTGATGACCGACGCCGACGACGTGTGGGGCACCGGCTCCGGCTCCAACACCCAGACCGCCGGTGTCGACGCCCACTTCGGCGCCCAGACGACCTGGGACTTCTACAAGAACACCCTGGGCCGCAGCGGCATCAAGAACGACGGAGTCGCCGCCTACTCGCGCGTCCACTACAGCACCGCGTACGTCAACGCCTTCTGGGACGACGCCTGCTTCTGCATGACGTACGGTGACGGCGAGGGCGGTACCAAGGCCCTCACCTCGCTCGACATCGCCGGCCACGAGATGACCCACGGCGTCACCTCCAACACCGCGAACCTCAACTACACCGGAGAGTCCGGCGGCCTCAACGAGGCGACCTCCGACATCTTCGGCACGGGCGTGGAGTTCTACGCCGCCAACAGCTCCGACGTCGGTGACTACCTCGTCGGCGAGGAAGTCGACATCAACGGTGACGGCACACCGCTGCGTTACATGGACGAGCCCGACAAGGACGGCTCCTCGGCCGACAGCTGGTACTCGGGCATCGGCAACCTGGACGTCCACTACTCCTCGGGCCCGGCGAACCACATGTTCTACCTGCTCTCCGAGGGCAGCGGCTCCAAGACCATCAACGGCGTGACCTACAACAGCCCGACCTCGGACGGCGTCGCCGTCACGGGTATCGGCCGGGCCGCCGCCCTGCAGATCTGGTACAAGGCGCTCACGACCTACATGACGTCGAGCACCACCTACGCCGGCGCCCGCACCGCCGCGCTCAACGCCGCCGCGGCCCTGTACGGCACCAGCTCCACGCAGTACGCGGGGGTCGGCAACGCCTTCGCCGGGATCAACGTCGGCAGCCACATCTCCGTGCCGACCACCGGCGTCACGGTCACCAACCCGGGCAGCCAGTCCTCGACCGTCGGCACCGCCGTGAGCCTGCAGGTCTCGGCCTCCAGCACCAACAGCGGCTCGCTGACCTACGCCGCGACCGGCCTGCCCACCGGCCTGTCGATCAGCGCCTCCACCGGCGTCGTCTCGGGCACCCCGACCACGGCCGGCACCTACAGCACCACCGTCACGGTGACCGACAGCACCGGCGCGACCGGCACGGCGAGCTTCACCTGGACGGTCAGCTCCTCCGGAGGCGGCAGCTGCACCTCGACACAGCTCCTGGGCAACGCGGGCTTCGAGTCGGGAAACACGACCTGGACGGCGTCGAGCGGTGTCATCACCAACTCCAGCAGCCAGGCGGCCCGCACCGGCT is from Streptomyces sp. NBC_01314 and encodes:
- a CDS encoding oxygenase MpaB family protein, producing the protein MDAHSEPFEGDPGLFGPASVTWQAHGDPVMWIAGIRALYLQALHPRAVRGVMQNSDFSKEAWGRLLRTANFVGTTTYGTTEAAEEAGARVRKIHRLLSATDPDTGERYRVDEPELLLWVHCAEIDSYLHILRRTGYPLTGAAADRYIGEHRVSARLVGLDPDDVPGNRAELAAYFEKVRPELAAGPEAREVDDFLRRPPAHPLLVPAREALWRRVANLAYASLPPYAHELYGRPGPAPAVVTRRLRLTGTLLRCVPARLRWQLPPKHILRAMSRLGPGSRPAPYKVGR
- a CDS encoding aldo/keto reductase; this encodes MRYTTFGRRTGLRVSEYALGTGNFGTGWGAGAEPDEARRMFDRFAEAGGTFLDTADGYQFGESEELVGKFVAADRDHFVLATKFTNGASPQPGISRTGNSRKNMVASLEASLKRLGTDYIDLYWVHFPDDLTPMEEILRGLDDLVSSGKILHAALSNFPAWRVSRAATLADLKNWAPVAGIQIEYSLVERTADRELLPMAESLGLGAALWSPLGGGLLTGKYRRSTEGRLTDLKAIIHTESTEQKTAVVDTVLAISEETGATPAQVSVAWVRERAAQASTSFVPIIGPRNLTQLDDYLDALDVQLTPKQFARLSDVSAVPLGVPHEATARARDAVQGGDASLVTQPSTPTA
- a CDS encoding TetR/AcrR family transcriptional regulator, whose amino-acid sequence is MTESHPVRRRRGRGARERILKAATELFTAQGINATGMDQLSTVAEVSKRTLYTHFPSKDELVGAYLRPLVDDLLPVPPSPDRPAPSPREQLLAVFDWKLPETTAPFRGCPFLNVSVEVPDPGHSAHQLAAVYKREFARRLTEIARQAGAADPESLGEQLALLFDGAAARGTALNSSHPGACARSIAESLVDAALPGPASA
- a CDS encoding TetR/AcrR family transcriptional regulator, translating into MRGPNRRQMYAEQTRADLVAAARKLLVDKGFAKTSVEAITGAALVSKGTFYHHFPDKKAMFAELYTELIHRVGALGDATSEAIRAAPDQPAMTTVAGLTHAFLRRTIDDPLHRELMAQAPSVLGDRYRHINDTVAQPPIERLLAVLAERGDLQPDVPVSTVARLLLAGLCEGNQIIAAAADREDALDRTFHAITLLMSGLAADGISARG
- the lpdA gene encoding dihydrolipoyl dehydrogenase gives rise to the protein MDEQDERFDVVVLGAGPGGYVAAIRAAQLGKRVAVVEEKYWGGVCLNVGCIPTKALLRNAELAHVFTREAKTFGIKVDGKISFDYGEAFRRSRKVADGRVKGVHFLMKKNKITEISGRGTFVDPHTLQVADYDGNTRTIGFDHCIIAAGATPKLLPGTKRSARVVTFEEQILAEDLPQSIVIAGAGAIGIEFAYVLHNYGVKVTIVEFLDRVAPLEDVEVSAELGKQYRKLGIDVLTSTRVESIDESGPQVRVTVTGKDGAQQVLEADKVLQAIGFAPNVTGYGLENTGVTVTERGAIDVDGRCRTSVPHIYAIGDVTAKLMLAHAAEAMGVVAAETIADAETMELDYVMIPRSTFCQPQIASFGYTEAQAREKGFDVRVAKFPFTANAKAHGLGDATGFVKLISDAKYGELLGGHLIGPDVTELLPELTLAQQWDLTVHEVARNVHAHPTLGEAVKEAVHGLAGHMINM
- a CDS encoding tetratricopeptide repeat protein, whose protein sequence is MADTRLIQGRYRLLDLIGRGGMGEVWRARDESLGRLVAVKCLKPVNAQPDQSFTRVLRERFRREARVAAALQHRGVTVVHDFGESDGVLFLVMELLEGRNLSQLLEDNKHHPLAVPVVVEIADQVAAALAYTHQQGIVHRDLKPANIMLLIDGTVKICDFGIARLGRDVTFTSRLTGTGIAMGTPHYMSPEQISGDQVDRRSDLYSFGCVLYEIATGVPPFDLDDAWAVLMGHRDTAPRPPRSHRDEVPEYLDHIILDLLAKEPEERPYDAREVGRRVGEGRAATAVAPARFHVPTIVSRPVPPESAHGGHRPRTRPEQPSSREARLPSWTRGMTTGHKATGAGAGLGLTPPDGSAGLTGEWIARPAPGRTERPVRSERPTPSPELITTLAGRHNAGLSLGRLGRWTEAGEVHRAVAVEREHALGPDHPDTLSSRYEVGFTLSRTGRPADALREFAHVAHAREHALGPEHPDTLATRQEMAYALGQLGRHLEAHQAYLSVLGARERIAGPDHPDTLRCRHNLAFNLSRLGRLEDSYRMASEVAAARTRVLGANHPDTLVTRYEVAYALGQLGRWPEALQTYQEVAESRARALGPDHPDTLAARHEVGISLGRLGRSADALTLYRALVDDRTRVHGPAHTETLRARHGLGVNLGRLSRWEEALAESRDVCALRERVLGPDHPDTLVSRREVAVGLGWLGRWPDALTEYRGVADARERVLGPDHPDALASRNDEAHCLEQLGRGQEAAELYRRVAAVRQRRATDGR
- a CDS encoding M4 family metallopeptidase; its protein translation is MRRIPPRAATAGALAATAAFLALGIQAVPAAAKPVPHPSPLRTGGLPAELTPAQHTALLKKAFKQTAATADTLGLGSKEKLVVKDVSKDNDGTLHTRYERTYAGLPVLGGDLVVHTPPASRASGTVSTTFNSKRTVKVTSTTATFAKSAAVTKALKAARALDAEKPTTDSARKVVWAGDGAPKLAWETVVGGLQDDGTPSRLHVITDATTGAKLYQFQAIKTGTGNSQYSGTISIGTTLSGSTYQLNDATRGTAKTYNLSNGTSGTGTLMTDADDVWGTGSGSNTQTAGVDAHFGAQTTWDFYKNTLGRSGIKNDGVAAYSRVHYSTAYVNAFWDDACFCMTYGDGEGGTKALTSLDIAGHEMTHGVTSNTANLNYTGESGGLNEATSDIFGTGVEFYAANSSDVGDYLVGEEVDINGDGTPLRYMDEPDKDGSSADSWYSGIGNLDVHYSSGPANHMFYLLSEGSGSKTINGVTYNSPTSDGVAVTGIGRAAALQIWYKALTTYMTSSTTYAGARTAALNAAAALYGTSSTQYAGVGNAFAGINVGSHISVPTTGVTVTNPGSQSSTVGTAVSLQVSASSTNSGSLTYAATGLPTGLSISASTGVVSGTPTTAGTYSTTVTVTDSTGATGTASFTWTVSSSGGGSCTSTQLLGNAGFESGNTTWTASSGVITNSSSQAARTGSYKAWLDGYGSTHTDTLSQSVTIPSGCTNTTFTFYLHVDTAETTTSTQYDKLTVTAGSTTLATYSNLNAASGYVQKSFSLGSFAGSTVSLKFTGVEDSSLQTSFVVDDTAVTTG